Below is a window of Apodemus sylvaticus chromosome 5, mApoSyl1.1, whole genome shotgun sequence DNA.
TccatagaatattttttaaacttatccatttttttaaaaaagtaggaaAATAATATGTTCTGCTCACTTTTAATGTAAACACAACAGCCATTGTGTTTTATTCCAACTTCTACCTAAATCTCTGTGATTTTTCCATAATTATTCCTGATGTTGATATTTCAGCTAGTATTCTTGGCTTCTCCATTCTACTAATTTGCAGCCAGTCTTCCATTTCCTAGTTTTCATTacctaatttattttttgtatgggAGTGCTACTGTTCTTAAACAGATGAAAACGTTTTGTCATACCAAATTAAACATGATTATCTGTCTGCTTCTCATATATTCTCTAACATTTACATTTCTATGACTGGTTATTGTCTTGGATTTTCCTTGTTGTTCAAAGCCCCTAGCAATGTACTTCCAAACACTTAGTTAGAAacccatatttataatattcttaTGTAACCTCTTCCTATAAAGACATTTTGTAGAACATATATCAACTTTTTCATCACCTTGGATTCACGTAACTTGACATTTTTGCAAAACTATGGAGGATTATTTATTTAAACTCTTTTTTGTATCTATTATATATAGTATCTAAAattacataagaaaaataaatgcttattGAAATTCTgctcaaaatgtaaaaatattacaGTCTACCCATGTACAGTCTATTATGCACAGATAGATAATTAGCATTTTCATTGTGATAGTTACTACTAAcacaaaattaagtaaaaaatgtAGTAAATTTATTCCATGCAATGTCACCTtaactgaattttctttttacaCATTGAGGCAGATGAAGCATAGGCACTTTTAAAATGGTCTTCACTAAGTTGGGAGAATTCATACATTAACTCTAGTTTAAGCCTGGAAAAAGTGAAGAAGCAGATAGATTGCTGCCAGTCACAGGAACGCATGGACCACTAAACAATTCTTCAAATAGAATATTACCACAGAGCTGTTTCAGCTGCTTGGATATCAACTCTAATTTTATCATGTTCCAGGTTCTGTTGTTTTATGGTTGCTCACATGGGCAGGGCACgagtgaaagaaaaagagaggaatgcCAGTTTAGTAACAGAAAAAATGCTGTAAATGCATAGATAACAGTCATTGGCTTAAAAACCCAGGTTAAGAGTAAAATGTGACATTTTCTTCTGCGAGAAAGACACAAGGTATTTCTTTGGCTGATATTATGGTAAGAACTCATAGCTCCTTGCAAGTTGGTATTGGTGTTTTATGTTATTGGCATAGACTCATGTTCTTAATGGTTTGAACATCTGCAATCCTGCTTTCAGTAACTCCTCAGACCCTGGTATCTCCATGGGTTCCACTATCTGGATTtaatttatggaaaaaaaaaacattcggCAGGTTCATTCAAgaaagcttaaaaaacaaaatcattgaaATGTTGTTGAATTTTCTATTAGCTCATCTCACTTTATATACTAATTCCTTAAATTAATATTCTCTCGCTAAAATCCAGGAATCTTGATCTGTAACAATTATCATCTGATAATTGTTCTGATGGTTCATTATTTCCCTCTAAAACACATTCTGTTGTTTCCAAGTTATAACCCTTGCTAATAATCACTAGTATATTACTCTGACAAATCTCTATATTGAAGTTAAAACAGGTATACTAAGTGGTTTGCACTAATGTTATTTTCAGTACTCATGATTTACAAAATGTTTCTACAATGTAATAGTTAAATTCACTTATCTTCCTCATTCCTTCTATCTACTcaaagcagaagaggaagagcaTGAGGAGAAGGAATGAGAGCACTGTGTCTGAGTTCATCCTCATGGGGCTCCCCATTAGAGCAGAGGACCAAGGCCTGTACTCTGCCCTCTTCCTGACCATGTACCTGACAACTGTGCTGGGGAACCTGCTCATCATCCTGCTCATCAGGCTGGACTCTCAcctccacacccccatgtacttctttctcagccactTGGCCTTCACAGACATCTCTTTCTCATCAGTTGCATCTCCAAAAATGGTCATGAATATGCTGACACAAAGTCAGTCCATCTCATATGCTGGCTGCATTACCCAggtatatttcttttcattttttgttgatCTTGAGAGCTTTCTTCTGACATCAATGGCCTATGACAGGTATGTGGCCATCTGCTACCCTCTGCACTATTCACAAATTATGAGTGAGAAACTCTGTGTTCTTCTAGTAGTAGTATCCTGGGCTTTATCTACTGGCAATTCCCTTGTTCACACACTTCTCTTGACCCAATTATGTCGCTTTAGAGACAATATTGTCCCCCACTACTTCTGTGACCTCTCTACCATGGTAAAGCTGTCCAGTTCAGACACCACCATCAATAAGCTGGCTATCCTTGTTTTAGGTAATGTGATCATTACCCTGCCATTCATATGCATTCTGGTCTCTTATGGCCACATTGGAGTCACCATTCTGAAAACTCCCTCGATCAATGGAATCTGCAAAGCCTTTTCTACATGTGGCTCTCACCTCTGTGTGGTTTCCTTGTACTATGGATCCATCATTGGACTATATTTTGTCCCCTCATCTAATAACACTAATGACAAGGATGCCATTGTGGCTATGATGTACACTGCAGTCACACCCATGTTGAATCCCTTTATTTATAGTCTGAGGAATCGAGATATGAAAGGAGCACTGAGAAATATCCTCAGCAGGATAATTTGTTCACAGTGATGGGCATGGTCTTCCTTGTTAGCATCCctacttccttctccttttctgcaTTCATCTTTTCTTCTGTCAGGGAAATTTCATGGCTCTCTTTCCTTCACTTACTTCTTGTACAATTTTCTTGTATGTTTTACTATCTTAATGATATTCAGCATCTTAAGAAGGTTGCTCAAAAActcattcattttttctttgtcttacaaatattttacttgtttataTTGTCATTATAAAGTATTCATTATTATCCAAGTTTGTAGCTTTTCTTCTCTAAAAATGATAGAACTATTTCTTCTCTtagatttatgatttatttttatctttcatattataatatattctgatattTTAGCAGTAACTCTGATCACATTTACTCAGTTAGTTTAATGTATTGGTACAatgcccacatgtatgtctgtgtattgtATATGTGCTTATTGCCTGAAATAAGtcagaagagggtctcagatccTCAGGGACTgtgattacagatggttgtgagctattatttggaggaaggaaataaaatcttGAGCCCATGAATGATAAGTCAatattcttaattgctgagccatcttttttgtcctttatatttattttttatttttgtgattgaCACTCAAATGTGgcagaattttattgggtatgaTATGATGTTTTCCTAATGTCCTCATCAAAGAAAGTATATGTGGAGCATGAATGTCCTGGTAAGTTGGAGTATTGAGAGTTTGACATGAGCCTACAGGAAGTGGGTACTGTGGTTATGTTCAGAGTCTAAGGAGACTCTGCTTTTCTGAGTGGGTGATGATGAATGGCTAGATGGACACCAGGAAATATCAGTCTCCAATAAAGTTCAAGGAAGTCTGAAGAGCAGTTTAATCcaaatatatcttataaaaagaagaaagacagctCCTTGCTCAACTACAAAAAGGTCACATCTCTTGAAGTGATTTCAGCTTTGGTCCATGAGAATCATTCTCTGTGAAAGCACAGGGATTTAATTCAATTGATAGTAGTTGATGGTATTACAGATATGTAGACAAAGTAGCAGAGGAGAGTTTAATGCCTCCTTAAAGGCTGCTCATCTAGCATTTAGCAGAACTTCAGCAAATGTGTGTGCATCTCAGCAACTGTGTTAAAATTCtaccatttattatttttaaaataagcaatATTTTATGCAGTTATTACAGTTTATATAGAACATTAAAAACAATGTGCATTTCTATACAAGTGTTAGATATGGGTGATTTATTATACAATTGTATGAGTTCCACCAACTATGAGccaatattcaaatatatgagctatAAGGTATATGTCATATACCTAAAACATTTTAATGATAAGATTAAACAAAATACTCATTAATTTCTACATTTAAATTGTAGAAAACTGTCAGTGTTTTTGTTACTCCATTTGTCCCTCCTCAGTAGTATCATGTTATCTCTTGAAGTTAACCAGTATGTTGactattttcaatattttccttaGAGCTGTAACAATTCTACATGGGTTATAGATTGTTCAAACTTACTTAgtctagtgttttgttttgaattatgagagaaatggttttatttattcttcttataCTTTGCTCTTTTGTGTGCCCTTTACTCTGAAAGAAATTCTCCATATATGCAAACTCCACTGCAgacaaaaatactattttttgcTTTCATGGTGGGTTGAATGAGCATGACTTTTATAGGCTCATATCTTTAAGCAtcatatgtttattatatatttggtCCATTGTTGCTGTAACTGTTGAGGaagcattaggaggtgtggccatgttcaAGGAGGTCAGTCATGTGCGGGTGTGCTTCGAGTTTTCAAAATTCTACACCATTTCCAGTGTTGTTCTAAGTTTCTCGCTTGTGAATCAGGTAGATAATTTCTCTGCTGCTGCTCCATTGCTGTACCTGCCTGCCTTTGTGCTTCCCAAAATGATGGTCATGAAGTTTACATGTCTGAAAATGGAAACCACAAAGTAACTATCTTTTACAAGAAGATTTGATCAGTGTTTTAACATAACAATAGAAGTGTAAATAAGACATAgtggctaattttttttctttaaacaatgaTACTATGAGCATTCCTCTATGTGTATGTAGAGGTTAAATGCAGGAGATCTTGTAAACTGTACTGTCAGATAGTTATGGACTAGAGAGACTATGTAAGATCTGTTTAACCAGTGTCTGCTAAGTTTGTCAGCAAGATAGCTTAATAGAAGCCATTTTAAAAGTTGTAGGTTTCGCTATATAGTATCCAAAAACTGCTAAATAATAAAGCTACTACAAATAAGGAGTGGTCTCTAATACCTTAGAGTAGAGAGAGGCATAAATATATTGAGCAAAATGAATTTTAAGGATGAAAATGCATTGTATGTGATGCTGTAACTGTGGGTTAATATTACTATATAATATCTGCCAAAACAGATAAAACGataaacagtaaaacaaaaacaaaaaatgcaaagaaTTCTGTAGAATGCAAGATGAAAAACAATGCAAGATTTAGCAAATGGTTATTAACAAATATTGGTTCAATCAGAACAAATGTACTatacaaatacaagaaaacaatAGTGGTGttatattgttgtgaagagagaCCACAACTAAGGAaaagtttataaaagaaagtgctTATTTACAGTTTTAGAAAGTTTCTCCCTAGTTATAATGGCATGTACGAGAGAGGCGTGATATTAGAAGAGCATCAGACTGATTCACATACTGATccaaaggcagaaagacagacactggAACTGGAAATGGTTTTTGTAACTTCATAGCCAACTCCCAATGACACAATAACCTCTGACAAATTTAAAGTTCCTAATCCCTCCACAATAGTTCCACTAACCAATAACAAACGTCTCAAATACACAAGCCTCTGGGGACCATTTTCATCAAACTATCACAAGGGGGAAATGGCACATGGGTCAAAAGGTAATAAGAACAACATATAAATTTTCAGAAATCTGAAAcatctctaaaataaataattttgaacacTGTTTTAATTGAAAACTCAACAGTGTTTGGGAATTCTTATTATGTAGGTTTTTTGGTGATACTTGGcaaatgtaaaatttattttgtttttacaaaaatcATCAATGTCAAATAATGAATGCTCAACTTTCTTTACTATAAGCCTTGTTTTTTAATAAGGTAAGGAACCTATTGACTATTTGTGATACAGGTAGCTGGATCACACTCATCCATATTTCTTATGTTACTAGTACAGATGTGGGCAAAGGTATTGTTGGAAGTAGGAAGACAATGCCATTTGCTGTTTATTAAAAAGTATATGCATCACTTACTTCTCTAGGAGATAATTAAGCCTAGTTTCTGTATTCCTTTACAGGAAAAATCTATAATCTCCCAAGTATATATTGAACCATTAGAGCAACCATAATGcctattattattttacagtttGTGTATATGTTAAATTCATGCTCATATTTTTCCATACTTTCCTATTTGATGTTTGTCTGTTACACAATGTATTGGTAGATGTTATCAGGCACTTCATGTAGTGTGTGAAtccacctttcttttttattgtttatattgcAAGTATCTTCCATTATAGAAAAAATTGTAAGGACCAGCATGCAGTGGAATCCTGTCTTCTGTACATGATGGAGTTGGTATACTCACAAATGCACAGAAGCTATGGCTACTGAGTCAGACCTGTACAAAATGAAAATGCTAGCACTGAGATTGGGAGGATCTACCAAGGCCACACCTGAGAAGAGTTCATGGAAGCTGATGGCAGTGGAGAATTTAGAATCCTTCTTTTGGATACTGACCAATGATAAATTGCCTAAGATGCATTGTCCTATATCCATGCACATACAAACGGCACTAATCCGATTTATCaggttattaaaatataataggaTAAAAAGTTGGGAGGCATTTGTTTGGGGAAAAATTGAAAGAATTAGATAAGAAAAAGATGAACATCATGATCTTATTTCACTGAAtaaacatgtatgaaattctcaacaaatatatttaaaaaataaaaaatgaaaactatttacaaatacctttaaactacattctttttattttgtgtgtatcagTGTATGTGTACTACACGAATATAGTGCCAGAGGAAGCCAGAAGTGGGCATAAAATATCTTAGAATTGGTGATTTAGGTGGTTTTGAGCCAATATGTGAGTGCTGGGCACTAAAACCAGGTCATCTGCAAGAGAATCAAATGTTCTTAATTATAGAGCTACCTGGCACATTATTGCATCCATATAATATCTGTGTTCTTTATTGAAGAAATCACCTCACAAATGCCAACTATTCTGATTTATTTATAGTAACTAAGAAATGTGTTATTAGGAAAAGAACAGAGTTTATACATAGGTAGACTTCTCATTTTATCAGAGACTCTATTTGTAATAGCAATAAAATACTCTAGTGTTCTAGCTCCTACATATTTTGAAATTACACACATGTGCCATGAGGATATctaatttattgttgttgtttcttcttgaaCATGACTGCTTAATAAgccataacccaaaacatccagaaattcCCCCCCAACAACCCACAAGAATAACCAACAACCACCAAACCCACCTCTCAGTCCCTAGCTTTTATATAACATCTAAGCTGTCCCCGGAATTCAAAACATCACCCAATCAGGGAAACTATTATATATTTACTAGAACATGATCAGTCAGCTGCTATGAACAATCTAAAACAGCCTCATATCTCACaccagaaatttaaaaagaatgtaattttatgatgtctctGTGTTTTCTAAAGAAACCGAAGCTCCACTTCTCACTAGAGTGGATCTGGGGAACAAGGATGGTGGTTGCAGGGAGACTAGGTGAAGTAGAGGTAGGGGAAACTGAGGTTGGGATGTAATGCATTTAAAAACACTAAAATTAGGCATAGGTGTGACACAAGGAGTTGAGCGCAGAGGGAACAGGGTGGGAGTAGTCTTCAGTTCTGATGGTTTTCATGAGAGAAACTGCAGGCAGAGAATTTGGGAAGGAATCTCACTTGATGGTCCCAGATGTCTGCAGCTGTCGGGGATTGCAGATAGAGGTGTTCACTGGAAGATAGAGCCCAGAGAGGACACAGCAGACCTCACAGATGCTGGGATTGCCAGGGGATCCAGCAGGCAGGGGATTGAAGCATAGCAATCCCACCTGATTGTCCCAGGTGGCAACAGGCCTCCAGGATGGAGGCAGACATGGGCCTTGGGGAATGGGGTACTGAGCATATAGAACATAACTCACAACTGTTTTTTCAGTTTAGTTTAGCTTAGTTTtgttttccccctttctccccattcTTCCCCCTTCTTTTCACGAGGTCATAGCCAGCTCTCACTCCtctatcatttctttctctcttctctatctttttcttttttctaattatctataataaacttttaaaaccaGGGGCTGCCTCTCCTTCTCTAAACCCAACATGTTGGAGaaatggagcaggcctcagcatctccagccacCAGAAAGGACCCAGGAATTCCCTGCTTGGCTGGACTGCCTCTACAGGTACATGGGGCCCACGCCAGAATGGCCCCATATTCTGGGCAAGGACCTTCCCCCCTAGCTGGGCAGCCTTCCTCGAAAAGTACATGGGTACTCTCCATCCCTACACAGGTACACAGGCCTGCTCATATTCCCTACaattaccattccaaaatgacATAGGGAAAAATATTGGACCAAAGCATGACCAAAACCCAGCTGGTACAACTccaaactctgtatttccttctctGAAGTAAaggggttctttatatatacaaCTCTTCATCTTTATTGGCTGCATATTTTATCAGAAGGTATTCCAGGTCTTGGACATCACTAACATATTGAGGGTATCCAAGGTACCATAAAATTTTCATGATTTTGTTCAAATGTGTTAGAGATATACATGATTTGTGATCTTCTTgggtcttccaaaggtcatggGTTGCATCTCCAGCTCTGTGCTTTTTAGCACTTCAGGATCTGGTTAAGGGCACTCAATTgttgctgctattcttggtgaaCATCCAATGGAAGTCTCCAgtatgctggggtcttctgctgcaactagacTTCAACAATACCTTCTCACAGGATCctttcatggtgccaagtctcaacttctttgcatgaccccttcagtcctgggccatcaactatAACTGAgatgcaccttcaccaatggccttctttGTCATCTCACAGTGATAACCTCAGCAAcactccatgaccccttcatgacTTCAAAGACAGTACAACCttggtgattcttacacatcATCCAAGCAAGCTGCATACAAGGTACACCCTAGGCTATAtctagaacacagcttctttgtgctctcagaaaacactttaagGGGATTTCACTTCAATGATATTGGTCTCTTCTTTTATCACAACTTAATTTTTAGCTCAATTGTCTGAGTTTAATTACCATCAATTGTCTGAGTAGTCTCTTCTATTCTTGAccctaaagccagagccacatggttaAAACTGCCAAATTCTGATGCTTGTTGAAGCTTGAATACAGGCAGGCCACTTTTTCTATTACATCCTTCATTGCCTAAGCTTGGTAAGGCCTTTACGGTCTGAAACTTGCTCTATAAACTGTTCAGTAACTCAGAGCTATGTATAGCTTTGTGTCATATatatgctgagattaaaggcatatagcACCATTCAGAGACTTTAGCCTTTCTCCAAATGGAACTTTCTATATttcaggctacccttgaactcaagacatcttcttgcctctgtctctggggattaaaggtatgtactactgGACCTGCATTTAAGCTTTTTATGACCATTATGCCTCAAGATTTGGATCAAAATGTATCctctatttctggattgtagttcattccaagttaaaaatcaaaatacaaacaataaccaggtaataatgcCTAACATGAAATAAGTATTCTttgttcaactgcaaacacataaacaataagTTTAGCTGGGTGTTCACCACTCCATTAGTCTTTTATCTCCTGGAAAATAGGATTTGGTTATATTCTACTTCTTGGCTCTCCTTTGTTCTTTGAAGCatacattttgtacttttcctttcaaaACTTGCTAAACTTGATCAAGATGCTTTTCATAAGACTAAACCAGAGAACAATTTCTGctgagctttttctttttctttctttttttgagatttagTTCAattcaattaatataaatctcgttttagcctcaggtagactcttcaggaatggaaaaaaagcagccacattcttcatcaaaatgCCACAAAACAGTCTCTATGCCACATACTAAAGTTCTTCTTCACTGAAACCTCTTAGACCAGGTCTGCACAGTTGAAATCACTCTCAGAAACAATGCCTTCCATATTCTTATGGGATGACCTATTCAACCCCATAAAAAGCATCCCACAACTtttcaaaattccaaaacaacaGCATTTTCAGGACTATCACATCAATACCCGGGCCgtccagctgcctgagcagtggagccaagaaccgcCAGAcgacttccccagaactcagcaCGGAGTCTAGAGGGAgaggcttgcccaaactgttaaatggtctgacagCCATTAAAGTTGGAGCCTCTAttggtaaactatcatcctgaccCTCGTCCTTTTCGCCGTtaccccatccatccctcagcttctgttccaggaacctgGTTCTTAGTAGCTGCAAGCAGCTAGAGAATGCAACAGAATGGTGGGGCTGGACGCAagatttcctgaggtaaccctgtcCTCGCGAAACtttgcagaaaatagaaaaagatggtATACTGCATGGTGAGCAAAATAGATGATAGAGGATACAGACTAAATAAAGTAGCATAGATTCAATGCTAAAATGCTTAGGGAcaagacagtggaaaatgggggaagaactttataggcatttgtccacagcttttAAGAACTGATTCAGGcgaaaagaaaagggtttaaaaataggcatatgtctgcagcctccaagagctgctttaagaaagtttgaaaaatgagagtaagagagaaggaaaatggctgTAATTGGATGCATAACAAGCACACTTCCCTTTCTGTGTATCATTGTTTGTCCTCGGTGTGCACTATGTCTACATGTATGCTTATGTCCTATTCATGGCATTGTGTGAATGACTGCaattgttttatgttaaaaagaaaatttggtaAAAATTTCATCTGCTGGCGGTCTATTTCATAATCTAGCCACAGTTTACACAGCAGTGGCTGATTTAAGGTGTCCCACACTCAGCTACGAGTCAAATATAGTTAGAGAGAAAGCTGCTTATAAAAAAAGGGCTAGCAGCCCCAAGTCTAGGACAAATAGGTTAAtggttgtttctcctaaagaaaaatctctacaattgtggtttttggttcaaagtgctttttattctctcaaaattacagctagaaaaaggaatttatttggtttaagtttatgagattcatgtaatcattttatttttatttataattgatcttaaaggtataagtatattttgcatgtcttgactatatagagtattggcctataagtcattggacatgatttaaaaagtattaaCAAACAGTTAATTTAGAACTGGTAGTTCAAGGCTGCAGCCATCTTAAACAAtacgtggcatgacacaaccctGGAAATACACAcctctaagatgcttttaaattgacatggtgttttgtgcaaatcttatcctagaaattggACTTGTGGGGAATAGGATTTAAAATAAAGTCTCTTCAATTAGTTATACTGTCATACATTTGAACATAAAAACTGGCAGACAAatcttgtgctgtaaaaataatgtgtttgccattgattttaaagaaaatagattgtttaaaattggtatttgcttccaaagttgtagttatgctctaatattgcaagaaaaattaagagttacaataaaaattgccagtgttcaattggctgcagtttgcagtctagttaaaggctcacgattcttaacatattttgtaattaagataattttaagagtgatacagctgtggccattataggcctattgccactttccacaagtttattggctacaatggtagaagcaaattttaaccctccaagattaaaaaggagatctcagtagaAATTTATTGGATATCAAACAGCCCCCTTTGACTACTAaaaaacagctagtagaatttttccgggaaccctgaaattacaggttccttttgttattcgaCCCTCATATAAATTTTGTGGGACAGGTGGATTTGGATCTGGTGTTAGACAAAAGGCTCAGAATAGAAGATActtacatttgaggaacctcatacaatgtccttgcctaGGGCTGGTGGATGttgggcagataaaaaaaatacatttgagttactgcaaagctcagagcttcctcagtggaagcttgtgaggaactgcttttgtcttgcagaccccacctaggaaGTGtttggccaaaagaacattcttgacagacttatcCAAGTGTGGTTTAAATTCAGTTCAAACttatgaaaggttaataaggctatgtagaatgtataaaggcattaaaagcatttgcctctaactttaaagaaacaataaagcaatttcattagaaggtttttgcctcaaggaatggtgaatagccttaccttatgcgagaaaaaaatgtttttgtctctgcttcaatacaagaaactaggatcttaaatttttcagtgtatgttgttcatagaattttattacaggcctttgcCTTTAACTGTGGGCTTTTAagttttttaagttaaaataaattaactGGCTAAGACAtcgctttaagcttgccacaagacGATTTAAGGCTCTAATGTTTTGCAAATAAATGAtgcagcaatcaaattgattatacttatatataattaatctttaaaaaggtgcatggacaagaccccttaaggcaaagcacttaaaatttgtatcccagacaggttatatagaaacaatcagacgtacaagcatattatttatatcatcaaaagggtaatggcttaaaaaataattttgtatttttatgcacatcaaatttaaagatttgttcttgatgtcctcaatttctacgtctaccacataatggtgtt
It encodes the following:
- the LOC127685303 gene encoding olfactory receptor 50-like isoform X2 → MRRRNESTVSEFILMGLPIRAEDQGLYSALFLTMYLTTVLGNLLIILLIRLDSHLHTPMYFFLSHLAFTDISFSSVASPKMVMNMLTQSQSISYAGCITQVYFFSFFVDLESFLLTSMAYDRYVAICYPLHYSQIMSEKLCVLLVVVSWALSTGNSLVHTLLLTQLCRFRDNIVPHYFCDLSTMVKLSSSDTTINKLAILVLGNVIITLPFICILVSYGHIGVTILKTPSINGICKAFSTCGSHLCVVSLYYGSIIGLYFVPSSNNTNDKDAIVAMMYTAVTPMLNPFIYSLRNRDMKGALRNILSRIICSQ